A portion of the Sphaerochaeta pleomorpha str. Grapes genome contains these proteins:
- a CDS encoding lipopolysaccharide biosynthesis protein yields the protein MNDRDEGPKLKLSLKNAVRKFSYSLSANAMSAVATTSMGLLIPAFLDVSQFGYWQLYIFYVGYAIYFHFGWADGMYLRYGGQSANEIDSAVVHSQFWLYSVFEFLLFLGISFYALVFLKHLDERLILFCVGLNCLVYLPRVMLQYLLQGIGRISEYARNLVHERLLNVALILVFLFTGRREFHYLILADFLAKGVTLFWLGYHCRDILFTKGVPLSVSLKEAKENLGVGFKLMFATVASMLIIGIVQFAVSKEWDIATFGMVSFALVTAQSIVLFINQISMVLFPLLKQSDRSKLPVVFHTMGSSISFPVILLLLVFYPLQLGLNYLLPQYKEGISYLAILFPICLFESRTSLLLSSFLKAFRKEQSMLWINLAMVVLSVVSTLITIGICKDITLSLFSIVILLSLRCIIADLYVQHLMALNDYGEIILLVVSSVVFIYASWIVKGLLGWCIYLGFFLLAFLVRRKQYLYSLQIIGQSLKTRI from the coding sequence GTGAATGATCGAGATGAAGGACCAAAATTAAAACTGTCATTGAAAAACGCAGTCAGGAAGTTTTCCTACTCCTTGTCGGCGAATGCAATGAGTGCAGTTGCTACTACCTCTATGGGGTTGTTGATACCCGCTTTCTTGGATGTTTCGCAGTTCGGCTACTGGCAACTGTATATATTCTACGTGGGTTATGCAATCTATTTCCATTTCGGATGGGCTGATGGCATGTATCTCCGTTATGGAGGCCAAAGTGCGAATGAGATTGACAGTGCTGTGGTTCACTCCCAGTTCTGGCTCTATTCCGTATTCGAATTCCTGCTGTTTTTGGGAATATCGTTCTACGCTTTGGTTTTTTTGAAACATCTGGATGAACGGCTTATACTATTTTGCGTTGGGTTGAATTGTCTTGTATATCTACCAAGGGTGATGCTCCAGTATCTTTTGCAGGGAATCGGGAGGATTAGCGAATATGCGCGTAATCTCGTCCATGAGCGTCTGCTCAATGTCGCCCTTATCCTTGTATTTCTGTTCACCGGAAGAAGGGAGTTCCATTATCTGATACTTGCCGACTTCCTGGCAAAGGGTGTTACCCTGTTTTGGCTGGGGTATCACTGTAGGGATATCCTGTTTACCAAGGGTGTTCCCCTCTCTGTAAGTCTTAAAGAGGCCAAGGAGAATCTGGGGGTAGGGTTCAAGCTTATGTTCGCCACGGTTGCCAGTATGTTGATCATTGGCATTGTCCAGTTTGCAGTTTCCAAGGAATGGGATATTGCTACCTTTGGCATGGTCTCCTTCGCTTTGGTTACCGCTCAGTCAATCGTGTTGTTTATCAACCAGATCAGCATGGTTCTCTTTCCGTTGCTTAAGCAAAGCGACCGATCGAAGCTTCCTGTCGTATTTCACACCATGGGGTCTTCCATATCATTTCCCGTTATATTGCTTCTGTTGGTTTTCTATCCTTTGCAACTCGGCTTGAATTATCTTCTTCCCCAGTATAAGGAAGGAATTTCCTATCTTGCCATCCTTTTTCCCATCTGCCTGTTTGAATCACGTACTTCGCTGTTGCTCAGTTCGTTCTTGAAGGCCTTCCGAAAGGAACAATCCATGTTGTGGATCAACCTGGCAATGGTGGTGCTTTCTGTGGTTTCGACGCTGATAACCATTGGGATATGCAAAGACATTACGTTGAGTCTTTTCTCGATTGTCATCTTGCTTTCCCTCAGGTGCATCATTGCAGACCTGTATGTCCAGCACCTGATGGCTCTCAACGATTACGGTGAGATTATACTGTTGGTAGTTTCTTCGGTTGTTTTTATCTATGCGAGTTGGATTGTCAAAGGGCTTTTGGGCTGGTGTATCTATCTGGGGTTTTTCCTGCTGGCTTTCTTGGTTCGACGCAAACAATATCTGTATAGCCTGCAAATAATCGGCCAGTCACTGAAAACCAGAATCTAG
- a CDS encoding glycosyltransferase has product MKILITTEFYFPIVTGVATVIRNQCDVLRSLGHEVRILVIGPERKTYFEDNIYHIKASRVRFYPDSYNTFFFHDPIVKKVIAWKPDIVHSNGEFFSMVFARRIVKELSCPLIHTCHTDFPTYGKNYIKNQKVWDWFIGRVVRSRLKTVDCIISPSSKNREMLRGYGIQKPFELLPSGIDISKFTQDFPENERQRMRKDFSFTPENFVFVSICRLAAEKNIKETIDHFAALSPVQPLARLLIVGGGAERENLESQVKALGLESVIKFSGPIEPSQVWKYYRLADSFVSSSVSETQPMIAIEAISSGLPLLFRKDPSLEFSLEEGLNGFSFCNEEEFVRYATALVSDKELWNRFHAYTLATAKKFCREVWGEHLLALYETYLDKQKKKRM; this is encoded by the coding sequence ATGAAGATACTTATTACTACAGAATTTTATTTTCCCATCGTAACTGGGGTGGCTACTGTTATAAGAAACCAATGTGACGTACTCCGTTCCCTAGGTCATGAGGTAAGGATTCTGGTAATCGGCCCTGAAAGAAAAACCTACTTTGAGGATAATATCTACCATATAAAGGCTAGCAGGGTACGCTTCTATCCAGACTCCTACAATACCTTTTTTTTCCATGACCCCATTGTAAAAAAGGTGATCGCCTGGAAACCCGATATCGTGCACTCCAACGGGGAATTTTTTTCCATGGTTTTTGCACGTCGGATTGTAAAAGAACTTTCCTGCCCGTTGATCCATACCTGTCATACCGATTTCCCCACCTATGGGAAGAACTATATAAAGAACCAGAAGGTTTGGGATTGGTTCATTGGAAGGGTTGTTCGTTCACGCTTGAAAACCGTTGATTGCATTATCAGCCCTTCCTCGAAGAACAGGGAAATGCTAAGAGGCTATGGAATCCAGAAGCCATTCGAACTGCTTCCGTCAGGGATCGATATTTCCAAATTTACACAGGACTTTCCCGAAAACGAACGGCAACGTATGCGTAAGGACTTTTCTTTCACCCCCGAGAATTTCGTATTCGTTTCCATCTGTCGCCTTGCTGCCGAAAAGAACATCAAGGAGACCATAGACCATTTTGCGGCACTTTCCCCGGTACAACCCCTTGCAAGGTTGTTGATTGTAGGGGGAGGAGCTGAGAGAGAAAATCTTGAAAGCCAAGTAAAAGCGTTGGGCCTTGAGAGCGTGATTAAATTCAGTGGTCCCATTGAACCGAGCCAGGTCTGGAAATACTACCGGCTAGCAGATTCCTTTGTCAGTTCCTCAGTCAGCGAGACCCAGCCTATGATAGCCATTGAAGCGATATCCAGTGGGTTGCCTTTGCTTTTCAGAAAAGATCCCTCGCTTGAATTTTCCCTTGAAGAAGGATTGAACGGATTCTCCTTCTGCAATGAAGAAGAATTTGTTCGTTATGCAACTGCTTTGGTATCGGACAAGGAACTCTGGAATCGTTTTCATGCCTATACGCTCGCAACTGCAAAAAAATTTTGCAGGGAAGTATGGGGAGAACATCTGTTAGCACTCTATGAAACCTATTTAGACAAACAGAAAAAGAAGCGGATGTAA
- a CDS encoding metallophosphoesterase — MKNQHRTSIIVFACLLLVLGFLSYSVIDRLLNTKTFESVDRETEVFQIPQHPYSEKEAETAGNAFPLEYPEDGKFTILWGTDFHLRRGPFANRDKIYSLLEKAFAETDPDLTVITGDLLFSFNGKAMLSEFAAFMEKNKQYWAYCLGNHDGEYTYTRKQLASQLAEYPHALFSSGEDWVLGESNYVITLTEQGKPVQALVFLDSHDARAYAKRIGPDYIYPSQVAWYRWVSEGLGKVPLYTFFHIPLPEYKELWESGKAEGLQHDSKINAPLENSGFFEAMVEDGDTVATFCGHDHLNDFSGNLEGIELVTGRSASYGSYGASDFPKGVKTLTLYRNKTPFAMHTYTIDDWQL, encoded by the coding sequence ATGAAAAATCAACACCGCACATCTATCATAGTTTTCGCTTGCCTTCTTCTTGTCCTGGGGTTTCTCTCCTATTCGGTCATCGATCGGTTGCTGAACACAAAAACCTTCGAATCGGTTGACAGGGAAACCGAAGTGTTTCAGATACCCCAACACCCATACTCTGAAAAAGAGGCGGAGACAGCCGGGAATGCTTTTCCCCTCGAATATCCTGAGGATGGCAAATTCACGATTCTCTGGGGAACGGATTTTCATCTCAGAAGGGGTCCCTTTGCAAACAGGGACAAGATATATTCGCTTCTTGAAAAAGCCTTCGCTGAAACAGATCCTGACCTTACCGTCATAACAGGCGATTTATTATTCAGTTTCAATGGGAAAGCCATGCTTTCAGAATTCGCCGCCTTTATGGAAAAAAACAAACAGTATTGGGCATATTGCCTTGGAAACCATGACGGGGAATATACGTATACCAGAAAACAACTCGCTTCCCAACTTGCAGAATATCCCCATGCTTTGTTCAGCAGTGGCGAAGACTGGGTTCTAGGTGAAAGTAACTATGTCATTACCCTCACCGAACAGGGAAAACCTGTACAGGCTTTGGTATTTCTCGATTCCCACGATGCAAGGGCATATGCAAAGCGCATAGGACCCGATTACATCTATCCTTCACAGGTCGCTTGGTACCGGTGGGTATCAGAGGGACTGGGAAAAGTTCCTCTCTATACGTTCTTCCATATCCCCTTGCCCGAATATAAAGAACTTTGGGAAAGCGGGAAGGCCGAGGGCCTCCAGCACGATTCGAAAATCAACGCACCCCTTGAAAATAGTGGTTTCTTCGAAGCTATGGTTGAGGATGGAGACACCGTAGCGACATTCTGCGGACATGACCATCTCAATGATTTCTCCGGGAACCTGGAGGGAATAGAGCTGGTAACCGGGCGTAGTGCCAGCTATGGTTCCTATGGCGCCTCTGATTTCCCCAAGGGGGTAAAGACCCTTACGCTTTACCGTAATAAAACCCCTTTTGCCATGCATACCTACACTATTGATGACTGGCAGCTGTAA
- a CDS encoding peptidylprolyl isomerase — protein sequence MGTKRFMMSSNDDTTEKKTDGVSKENKSVTIKKNGDGAKDQKAMAIKPKKKVTIGWVMGMIILILIAISFVLAPAIEALVGRNQSNEIVFGQYGKDNIKYTSNNYFYDQVQSYASQYKTTDGNSTQTLYQIWKSAYDSTVIFTAVNQMAKKLNIIAADEVVNRAIINSGSYNKDGKFDVDTFQKASAETKASIDRSIRRAVPYQIVVDDIGSVLSSEAEADYVSAMSADNRTFRYVSLDASLYPDQKASEYALMNKQLFYSMDLSVISVETEEEATTLASAIASGEKTFEAAATESSKDSYAEAEGKVGNIFYYGLLPNIKDAEKATQFLTAKSGDVIGPVESNSGWALYRLNSDPEEADYTNPATLSSVKAYLAYNDEAIISDYLSSLADQFAADAANGFDEAAEKANLTVNEVGATPLNISSSQYLNSFTNTDAKGLLASVATDEATGKLLFSEPVGSIVKPIKNGSAYLVVKVETETQDEGMSNYVKMFYNYLSSSQNQQDLAQAVFASDNFKDNFLTTFLNVIIGNSSN from the coding sequence ATGGGAACAAAGAGGTTTATGATGTCTTCTAATGACGATACGACTGAAAAGAAAACCGACGGGGTTTCAAAAGAAAACAAGAGCGTAACCATCAAAAAGAATGGGGACGGAGCAAAAGACCAGAAGGCAATGGCAATCAAACCTAAGAAAAAGGTTACTATTGGATGGGTCATGGGGATGATAATCCTGATTCTCATCGCAATTTCCTTTGTGCTTGCCCCGGCTATCGAAGCCCTTGTAGGAAGAAACCAATCCAATGAAATTGTCTTCGGCCAATACGGTAAGGACAATATCAAATATACAAGCAACAACTATTTCTATGACCAGGTCCAGAGCTATGCCAGCCAATATAAGACCACAGATGGCAATAGCACCCAGACACTCTATCAGATTTGGAAAAGTGCCTATGACAGTACCGTCATTTTCACTGCCGTCAACCAGATGGCAAAAAAACTGAACATCATTGCAGCCGATGAAGTAGTCAACCGGGCAATCATCAACAGCGGAAGCTACAATAAAGACGGAAAATTTGATGTCGATACGTTCCAGAAAGCCTCTGCAGAAACCAAGGCTTCCATAGACAGGTCGATCAGAAGAGCCGTTCCCTACCAGATTGTCGTAGATGATATCGGAAGCGTTCTTTCCTCCGAAGCCGAGGCTGATTATGTTTCTGCTATGTCAGCAGACAACAGGACGTTCAGATATGTCTCCCTCGATGCTTCCCTCTACCCTGACCAGAAAGCCAGCGAATATGCCTTGATGAACAAACAACTGTTCTACAGCATGGATCTGAGTGTCATTTCCGTGGAGACCGAGGAAGAAGCCACCACCCTTGCAAGCGCAATTGCAAGCGGAGAAAAGACCTTTGAAGCTGCAGCAACAGAGTCCAGCAAAGATTCCTATGCCGAAGCCGAAGGAAAGGTTGGCAATATTTTCTACTATGGACTGCTTCCAAACATAAAAGACGCTGAGAAAGCCACCCAGTTTCTCACTGCCAAGTCTGGCGATGTCATCGGCCCTGTGGAAAGCAACAGCGGCTGGGCCCTGTATCGTCTCAACTCGGATCCCGAGGAAGCCGATTATACCAATCCAGCAACCCTTTCAAGCGTAAAGGCCTATCTTGCCTACAACGACGAAGCTATTATCAGCGATTACCTCTCTTCCCTTGCCGACCAGTTTGCAGCCGATGCTGCCAATGGTTTTGACGAAGCCGCAGAAAAAGCAAACCTTACGGTCAACGAAGTTGGGGCAACTCCCTTGAATATCAGTTCCAGCCAGTACCTGAACTCCTTCACCAACACGGATGCCAAGGGTCTCCTTGCCTCTGTAGCTACCGATGAAGCAACGGGAAAACTGCTCTTCTCAGAACCTGTCGGATCGATTGTCAAACCGATCAAAAACGGTTCAGCCTATCTTGTGGTCAAGGTTGAGACCGAAACCCAGGACGAGGGAATGAGCAACTATGTAAAGATGTTCTACAACTACCTGAGCAGTTCACAGAACCAACAGGACCTTGCACAGGCTGTCTTTGCTTCGGACAATTTCAAGGATAACTTCCTTACTACGTTCCTCAATGTAATTATCGGAAACTCATCGAACTAA
- a CDS encoding DUF2804 domain-containing protein has protein sequence MQHEVKRPIPLLDRKGHLVEAGWARHPVFAYDRKAIKATAWKIKEWDYYAIVNHAKGYAVTATMSDLGYASLFALSYIDFNRGACAQKDAISFLTFGKLGLSKTSTEDSQISWANKTLRFAFIKKGAQRHLLFACPSLELPDGSVGLDVSVTLTQDPHMETMNIATSWEEKRKAFYLNEKVNCMPAKGTIRRGMEQEHLQDGDAWGVLDWGRGRWTYQNRWYWGSASGLLENVPFGFNIGYGFSDRTCASENVLFYNGKIHKLDDVVFHIPETGYREPWTFSSNDNRFNLSFKPAVDRASTTDFIVIKSNQHQVFGWFSGTVVLDDKTELFLDAFPGFAEDVANRW, from the coding sequence ATGCAACATGAAGTGAAAAGACCAATTCCCTTACTTGACCGAAAAGGACATCTTGTTGAAGCAGGCTGGGCACGCCATCCTGTGTTTGCCTATGACCGCAAGGCTATCAAGGCAACGGCCTGGAAGATCAAGGAATGGGACTATTATGCAATTGTCAATCATGCCAAAGGGTACGCTGTTACCGCTACAATGAGCGACCTTGGTTATGCTTCTCTTTTCGCCCTCTCCTACATCGACTTCAACCGAGGAGCCTGTGCCCAGAAGGATGCAATTTCTTTTCTGACCTTTGGAAAGCTCGGCCTAAGCAAAACATCAACGGAAGACTCCCAGATTTCCTGGGCAAACAAAACCCTACGTTTCGCGTTCATTAAGAAAGGTGCCCAGCGCCATCTGCTGTTTGCCTGCCCTTCACTTGAGCTTCCCGATGGTTCCGTGGGACTGGATGTATCTGTAACCTTGACGCAGGACCCTCATATGGAAACCATGAATATCGCTACGAGCTGGGAAGAAAAACGCAAGGCCTTTTACCTGAATGAGAAGGTGAACTGCATGCCTGCCAAGGGTACCATACGAAGAGGAATGGAACAGGAACACCTCCAGGACGGGGATGCCTGGGGGGTGTTGGATTGGGGAAGAGGAAGATGGACCTACCAGAATCGTTGGTATTGGGGATCTGCATCAGGGCTTTTGGAAAATGTCCCCTTCGGTTTCAATATCGGATACGGGTTCAGCGACAGAACATGTGCAAGCGAGAATGTTTTGTTCTATAATGGAAAGATACATAAACTCGATGATGTTGTTTTTCATATACCCGAGACAGGATATAGGGAACCATGGACATTCAGCAGCAACGACAACAGGTTCAACCTTTCTTTCAAGCCTGCGGTGGACAGGGCTTCTACCACAGACTTCATTGTGATAAAATCAAACCAGCACCAAGTATTCGGGTGGTTCTCGGGAACGGTTGTTCTCGATGACAAAACTGAACTTTTCCTCGATGCCTTTCCAGGGTTTGCAGAAGATGTGGCCAACCGGTGGTAA
- a CDS encoding efflux RND transporter permease subunit, with amino-acid sequence MKKDFLSLVGKHNKLTLVIIAIITCFFLYQASSLTLNGDYGSLLPNGGEQEQYSGGTTPTPTLPAPTVEATAETPSILETQVLTPSGNGHLLSADAQPFNGSIEGEEDYPPTTTYLVMVESKDLYTPENLTLIENTMAKLSSTRELGESTSLLSFVTMEKKGSRLMTVPFSPHRGTDPWTEEEAATLRKRAEQDPIISDYLVSEDLTCMLFSFGTSSLDPAQEAHLSSLLQPLRDKGIQISINGGAVINNKLMYYLNKDLGTLLGLCCLAILLVYYLSFRAKRSMLLPFSMSLIGIIWTLGTMKLLGYSLTIVNIVTPCMVLNLGSSYAIHVISEYYSDFTKGISPIESTRKILKTIAMACLTTVIGFLSLTLSKTPALREFGVAVGIGVTYCAILAATYIPALLTMVTPPKPHQVKTYSHGFLSKSVSYLSEVVIKRWYVFFLLWIVVIFGFVVTKDHIRINTNYMSYLPKKDVFGQSSRHFAQKMGGDSPFIVTIEAPEGTKNFFLEAGNLEKVYQYEQTVREKSNDIQQIISFSSYVSFANKVYSGTEGIPTSSGLMNLLSRMVVLMSKQTGTNLSSILDGDASTLNLIIQNYDSVDKDLSTISSSSRIEKVLKDYLPLLPDGTKVSIGGDPHLSLRFSNTLLADQRTSTYASYLLVFIVVLIAFKSLYSAFYSMIPILTGVMANYIFMYFLDIPFDMVTVSFASVAVGAGIDDAIHFLIRFREKQKLEHLPVSQMLHETIIETGRPIILTTLSIVTGMLMFTFASYTPIKYFGSLMAIALINCMLSTLLIMPAAIVMVEKLKHKFGRA; translated from the coding sequence ATGAAAAAAGATTTCCTTTCCCTTGTCGGGAAACACAATAAGCTGACTTTGGTTATAATTGCCATCATTACCTGCTTTTTTCTTTACCAGGCTTCTTCCCTTACCTTAAATGGTGACTACGGGAGTCTGCTCCCCAATGGCGGGGAGCAGGAACAGTATAGTGGGGGAACAACCCCTACCCCAACACTCCCTGCCCCGACCGTTGAGGCTACAGCTGAAACACCTAGCATTCTCGAGACTCAGGTATTGACCCCTTCAGGCAATGGCCACCTTCTTTCAGCCGATGCCCAGCCCTTCAATGGATCCATCGAAGGGGAAGAGGACTATCCCCCTACCACAACCTATCTGGTAATGGTGGAATCGAAGGACCTTTATACACCCGAAAACCTCACCTTGATCGAAAACACGATGGCCAAGCTTAGCAGTACACGGGAACTGGGAGAAAGCACCTCCCTGCTGAGTTTCGTCACCATGGAGAAAAAAGGCTCACGGTTAATGACTGTCCCCTTTTCCCCCCACAGGGGAACCGATCCCTGGACTGAGGAGGAAGCAGCTACCTTGAGAAAAAGGGCCGAACAAGACCCTATCATTTCTGATTACCTGGTCAGTGAAGACCTGACCTGCATGCTGTTCTCCTTTGGGACTTCTTCTTTGGACCCCGCGCAGGAAGCACATCTTTCAAGTCTTTTACAACCGCTCAGGGATAAAGGGATACAGATTTCCATCAACGGAGGGGCTGTTATCAACAACAAGTTGATGTATTACCTGAACAAAGACCTCGGAACCCTATTAGGACTCTGTTGCCTTGCGATTCTTCTGGTTTATTACCTGAGCTTCAGGGCAAAGAGGAGCATGCTACTCCCCTTCTCCATGTCCCTGATAGGGATTATCTGGACCCTCGGTACTATGAAACTATTGGGCTATAGCCTCACTATCGTGAACATAGTAACCCCCTGTATGGTTCTCAACCTGGGTTCTTCCTATGCCATCCATGTGATAAGCGAATATTATTCTGATTTTACCAAAGGGATTTCCCCTATAGAATCGACACGCAAGATACTCAAAACCATCGCCATGGCCTGCTTGACCACAGTGATAGGTTTTTTGAGCCTGACCTTGTCAAAAACCCCTGCCCTGAGAGAATTCGGCGTAGCCGTCGGCATCGGGGTTACCTACTGCGCAATCCTTGCGGCAACCTATATTCCTGCACTGCTTACGATGGTAACCCCTCCCAAGCCACATCAGGTAAAGACTTATTCCCATGGGTTCCTTTCCAAATCGGTTTCCTATCTGAGCGAAGTGGTTATCAAACGTTGGTATGTGTTCTTCCTTCTCTGGATCGTGGTCATCTTTGGGTTTGTCGTAACGAAAGACCATATCAGGATCAATACAAACTACATGTCCTATCTGCCAAAGAAAGATGTATTTGGACAGAGTTCAAGGCATTTTGCCCAGAAAATGGGCGGTGATAGCCCGTTCATCGTTACGATTGAAGCACCTGAAGGTACAAAAAACTTCTTCCTCGAGGCAGGAAACCTTGAAAAGGTATACCAGTATGAGCAGACTGTACGAGAAAAAAGCAACGACATCCAACAGATCATTTCATTCTCGTCCTATGTCAGCTTTGCCAACAAGGTCTATAGCGGAACAGAGGGGATACCGACTTCTTCAGGCCTGATGAACCTCTTGAGCAGAATGGTAGTACTCATGAGCAAACAGACTGGAACGAACTTGAGTTCCATACTCGATGGAGATGCTTCAACTCTCAATTTGATAATCCAGAACTACGATTCGGTAGACAAAGACCTAAGCACTATCAGCAGTTCTTCTCGGATAGAGAAGGTCTTGAAAGACTACCTGCCTTTACTTCCCGACGGGACAAAGGTTTCCATCGGGGGAGATCCGCATCTCTCTTTGCGTTTTTCAAACACCCTGCTCGCAGACCAGAGAACAAGCACCTATGCAAGTTATCTCCTCGTCTTTATTGTGGTTCTCATTGCCTTTAAGTCTTTGTACAGTGCTTTCTATTCCATGATACCGATCCTTACAGGAGTCATGGCAAACTATATTTTCATGTATTTTTTAGACATCCCCTTCGATATGGTTACGGTAAGCTTTGCTTCGGTTGCTGTCGGGGCAGGTATAGACGATGCAATCCATTTCCTCATTCGCTTCAGGGAAAAGCAGAAACTGGAGCACCTTCCGGTCAGCCAGATGCTTCACGAAACCATCATAGAGACCGGTCGTCCGATTATACTGACTACCCTTTCCATAGTAACGGGAATGTTGATGTTTACCTTTGCCTCCTATACCCCGATCAAGTACTTTGGAAGCCTGATGGCCATTGCCCTGATAAACTGTATGCTATCGACACTCTTGATTATGCCTGCGGCAATCGTGATGGTCGAAAAGCTAAAGCACAAATTCGGGAGAGCCTAG
- a CDS encoding DEAD/DEAH box helicase — MPDLTHFAELGLSAQTIAALEAKGFEEPTKIQAACIPLLLKDQVDVIGQAQTGTGKTAAFGLPILEIVDPNAYQVQALILAPTRELAVQNAEEINSLKGNRRLEIAAVYGGASMDLQLRKLRRGVHVVVGTPGRILDHLRRGSLNLEHLKFVVLDEADEMLDMGFVDDIEEVLKQTPVEKRMLCFSATMPAPIKRLAEKFMRNPEFVQIQQDINTSNLTDQIYFEVREGDKFEALTRIIDMEEDFYGLIFCRTKVQCDEIGQKLNARGYDAEPLHGDLSQKQRELILQKMKNRTISIVVATDVAARGIDISDLTHVINYSLPEDPESYIHRVGRTGRAGKKGVAITFVGPREFNRFAFIKKVSKNDIRRESVPEASEIIGIKRARILSKLTEILAEEHDPNDTFLPLAQQLLEDNTPEQVVLTLLNHFYKDELDEAKYKNIGQGGGDREQRRDSRYSEEAGFTRLFIARGRKDGLDKRRLIDYLIEQVGARDQDLQDVSVRDDFSFVSAPLQVAERILQTFSDRSSEGRPLITRAKPDNPNGKNLSGRTRYDDRPARSGRGGYEDRPRGGGGRRSRDDYQPYGRDTHGGEDERSRSDEGSERPYRSEGSSRPHGMYSGSGKGKAFPKSRSNSNGKKW, encoded by the coding sequence ATGCCAGATTTAACCCACTTTGCGGAACTAGGATTGTCCGCACAAACAATCGCAGCACTTGAGGCGAAAGGGTTCGAGGAACCTACAAAAATACAGGCCGCCTGTATTCCCCTTCTTCTCAAAGACCAAGTAGATGTTATCGGCCAAGCACAAACAGGAACAGGCAAAACTGCCGCCTTTGGCCTTCCCATTCTAGAAATCGTTGACCCCAATGCATACCAGGTACAAGCTTTGATTCTCGCTCCGACAAGGGAACTTGCCGTTCAGAACGCCGAAGAAATCAATTCCCTAAAAGGAAATAGACGCCTTGAAATTGCCGCAGTATATGGCGGTGCTTCCATGGATTTGCAGCTTCGCAAATTACGCAGGGGTGTACATGTTGTCGTAGGAACCCCCGGTCGTATCCTTGACCATTTGAGAAGGGGTTCTCTCAATCTCGAGCACTTGAAGTTTGTAGTTCTCGATGAAGCCGATGAAATGTTAGACATGGGCTTTGTCGATGATATCGAGGAAGTGCTCAAGCAGACCCCGGTAGAAAAGCGAATGCTTTGTTTCTCTGCCACAATGCCTGCCCCTATCAAGCGCCTTGCAGAAAAGTTCATGAGAAATCCTGAATTTGTGCAGATCCAGCAGGATATAAACACGAGCAACCTTACCGACCAGATTTATTTCGAAGTCCGTGAAGGTGACAAGTTTGAGGCTTTGACCAGAATCATAGACATGGAAGAGGATTTCTATGGCCTTATCTTCTGCCGGACAAAAGTCCAGTGTGATGAAATTGGACAGAAGCTCAATGCCCGTGGTTATGATGCAGAACCTTTACATGGAGACCTTTCACAGAAACAACGTGAATTGATTCTCCAAAAGATGAAGAATCGTACGATTAGCATCGTAGTAGCTACCGATGTAGCCGCACGAGGAATCGACATCTCCGATTTGACCCATGTAATCAACTACTCATTGCCTGAAGATCCGGAATCATACATCCACCGTGTTGGACGTACCGGTCGTGCAGGTAAAAAGGGTGTAGCCATTACCTTTGTCGGCCCACGTGAGTTCAATCGTTTCGCCTTTATCAAAAAAGTATCCAAGAACGATATCCGTAGGGAATCGGTTCCCGAGGCTTCCGAGATTATCGGAATCAAACGTGCCAGGATTTTAAGCAAATTGACTGAAATCCTTGCTGAGGAACACGATCCGAACGATACCTTCCTTCCCCTTGCCCAACAGCTTCTGGAAGACAATACCCCCGAACAGGTTGTTTTGACTTTGCTCAACCACTTCTACAAAGATGAACTTGACGAAGCCAAGTACAAGAACATCGGACAAGGTGGCGGAGATCGCGAACAGAGACGAGATTCCCGTTATTCCGAAGAAGCCGGTTTTACCCGCTTGTTCATTGCACGGGGACGCAAAGATGGCTTGGACAAACGCAGACTTATTGATTACCTCATCGAGCAGGTAGGTGCACGCGACCAGGACCTCCAGGATGTATCGGTTCGTGATGACTTCTCTTTTGTCTCTGCTCCCTTGCAGGTGGCTGAGAGAATCCTCCAGACTTTCTCTGACCGGAGTTCTGAGGGAAGGCCCCTTATTACCAGGGCTAAACCTGATAATCCAAACGGGAAAAACCTTTCTGGAAGAACCAGGTATGATGATCGTCCGGCCAGAAGTGGACGCGGTGGTTATGAAGACCGTCCCCGTGGTGGTGGAGGCAGACGTTCCCGTGACGACTACCAGCCCTACGGCCGGGACACCCATGGCGGAGAAGACGAACGAAGCCGAAGCGATGAAGGCTCTGAACGCCCGTATCGCAGTGAAGGCTCCAGCCGTCCCCATGGAATGTACTCAGGATCAGGAAAGGGGAAAGCATTCCCCAAGTCACGGTCCAACAGTAATGGCAAGAAATGGTAA